A single region of the Gasterosteus aculeatus chromosome 1, fGasAcu3.hap1.1, whole genome shotgun sequence genome encodes:
- the cep164 gene encoding uncharacterized protein cep164 isoform X2: MTAAALIGDQLILEEDYDESYSPSEQELQEYAREIGIDPISEPELLWLAREGIAAPMPPEWKPCQDVTGDIYYFNFSSGQSTWDHPCDEHYRRLVEQERERGQLAAAAGGAWGKKDKKKKKEKKEKKEKKKKKEPLKTPGALSSALGALPPPLGGLAPLRALDAPGPGLTPGSTPALRRPLGSSGGLEPLKTSLGAPRSSAAGGILGSRRDERVSLTLPGFDDDDGNISENEPSPPASDRLFKNLHLNLDALGGGLQYEDSEASGGAPAEERTDPELQDLALSGDLSPEPPSQQDSLRRLHLSSLAGRRNHVSQEAARPKRSAGRGAAEEINKVVEEGEGEGEEMKGEDEGGEEEEGGTEGKGEEGDELGDGEALEEEADGRRGKEEGDEREEEQRGSKRSIESRKGEAEVEVEEDRGGQVEFDDDSWVEEEAKEEVGAAGEKVVKKGSKGEEEHKVDKERDELEGSVEEEGLSDGEEEEEEEAEMHTEGEKEQDKEEEEGEMDEALERCSLSQRRLTESDEEVIERCVQSEGGETEGEGLEGDDESEASESEREVEEASGAAPSGKTKQSDQKRQPLAGEMETVRKKCPPPAEESDASGNGEEASPSAEVKVKEKVLDINDLFGTVSPLEGEDKKKKKEEEEEGGWGEKIKKAEDAKRHLQAPLKVNRLVLHQSSASASLSLSEQDVELRPKPESLGASLPLQRPETSRGRLVRTSGGQLDETELRLQSQEDSLGGDPSWRIQEEGEEGEREEKEEERKRTEREEAERKKAQREEEEERRKAESEEERKREEEELRKRAEREERSLRERKEERERGEADRDAAEERERVTTEKKSRMLLLREDLRREEEEEERKLKEESAERLRALRQRLLSERREEEARLNGESDRALEELRGSARQEAKRQQRQLREENEDALEKLRAALEEERAAERGRLEAQKRRDSEHLRAESEEELQAERSRLRGEREEKLKHEVKLTDRRRELMSPRPEHQLAEYHRELGDVLQEVREEVQRDHERKLEQLREEHRREMNSIREKHLDEETAERARSLSTLQEEREQLRASHAVQLEKLRVQLDAQIQKKQLTHARRESELDDMADQMELRAKELKSQEAMLQTKAAELKRRKRKLGEDEEEVDRKLEAFPRLVQERDQLTEELERAREEKHQARELIQRAREERSEAKEEGAKLRGERDKAREESRRLKEDKARLESKVALLQERCERLSRRVSELEQSEAASASTRPEAKQEKKKAEKAEATAPSVDRRDSSLHVEDLDNLPLSPVPDSLSGTDDFQRYISSHGASIQKTKLFLEKESGRLMERQAALEAFRTGSSQDGGATEEEARRVVERQRAVQRGNALLRRKEEQLQQLESSLADELFFEDLSRLAGEKKVTFDVTESDLSSTLDPPDRTGHPTVPDKVQELAESLQQISGQLNSVLSALGSLAPRQDTATYAAFPPPHHHSSPAAPSASAAHQMHTLSSSAPPAPVRLSEPAWNWAPHGGSPLFSTPLSSGFRVPEDLISSRWSQMFPRAAMEPFASSTMRPTTPYSSFAPARSVQKSAEVDGQRLQGLIDGNKRWLEMRKKDNSIPLFTRYRAPPTTSGLVQLGLDDNNQIRVYHY, from the exons ATGACTGCAGCGGCGCTCATCGGGGACCAGCTGATCCTCGAGGAGGACTACGATGAGAGCTACTCGCCCTCCGAACAAG AACTCCAAGAGTACGCGAGGGAGATTGGCATCGATCCCATCAGCGAGCCCGAGCTCCTGTGGCTGGCCCGGGAGGGCATCGCCGCCCCTATGCCTCCCGAGTGGAAGCCTTG CCAGGATGTGACCGGGGACATATACTATTTCAACTTCTCCTCGGGCCAGTCCACCTGGGACCACCCCTGCGACGAGCACTACCGCCGCCTGGTGGAGCAGGAGCGTGAGCGCGGCCAGCTGGCGGCCGCCGCGGGAGGGGCGTGGGGGaaaaaggacaagaagaagaagaaagaaaagaaggagaagaaagagaagaaaaagaagaaggagccGCTCAAGACTCCTGGA GCCCTGAGTTCAGCGCTGGGAGCCCTCCCACCCCCGCTCGGCGGCCTGGCTCCTCTGAGAGCTCTGGACGCCCCAGGACCAGGTCTGACGCCCGGGTCTACTCCCGCTCTCCGCCGGCCCCTCGGCAGCTCTGGCGGGCTGGAGCCCCTTAAGACGTCCCTCGGG GCCCCTCGGAGCAGCGCAGCCGGCGGTATTTTGGGCAGCCGGCGGGACGAGAGGGTCTCTCTCACTCTGCCCGGCTTCGATGACGACGATGGGAATATCTCAGAAAACGAG CCGAGTCCTCCTGCTTCAGACAGATTATTTAAGAACCTTCATCTGAACCTGGATGCCCTCGGAGGAGGCCTGCAGTACGAG GACAGTGAAGCCAGTGGTGGAGCTCCAGCTGAGGAGAGGACAGACCCGGAGCTGCAGGACTTGGCGTTATCTGGCGATCTCAGCCCTGAACCGCCCTCCCAACag GACTCTCTGAGGCGCCTCCACCTGTCCTCACTGGCGGGGCGGAGAAACCACGTCAGTCAGGAGGCGGCACGTCCTAAACGCTCTGCCGGGCGGGGGGCGGCGGAGGAGATAAacaaggtggtggaggagggggagggggagggcgaggAAATGAAGGGAGAGGATgaagggggagaggaagaggagggagggacggaggggaaaggagaggaaggagacgagCTGGGAGATGGAGAGGCGCTCGAAGAGGAGGCAGATGGGAGAAGAGGCAAAGAGGAGGgggatgagagggaggaggagcagagaggaagtaAAAGGTCTATAGAAAGCAGGAAGGGAGAGGCGGAAGTAGAggtagaggaggacagaggagggcaAGTGGAGTTCGACGATGATagttgggtggaggaggaggcgaaagAAGAGGTGGGAGCAGCCGGAGAAAAAGTAGTGAAGAAAGGCTCCAAAGGTGAGGAGGAACACAAAGTTGACAAAGAGAGGGATGAGCTCGAGGGAAGCGTTGAAGAAGAAGGGCTGAGTGacggcgaggaggaagaggaggaggaggcggagatgCATaccgagggagagaaagagcaggataaggaggaagaggagggggaaatGGACGAGGCTCTGGAGAGATGCTCCCTGAGCCAGAGGAGACTGACGGAGAGCGACGAGGAGGTGATAGAGAGGTGTGTACAGAGCGAAGGAGGGGaaacagagggggaggggctagaGGGGGACGACGAATCGGAGGCATCGGAGAGCgagcgggaggtggaggaggcttcCGGGGCCGCGCCGAGCGGGAAGACGAAGCAGAGTGACCAAAAGAGACAACCTCTCGCAGGCGAGATGGAGACTGTGAGAAAGAAATGCCCCCCTCCTGCCGAG GAGTCCGACGCCAGCGGGAACGGCGAGGAGGCGTCACCCTCCGCGGAGGTCAAG GTGAAGGAGAAGGTTCTGGACATCAACGACCTGTTCGGCACCGTCAGTCCTCTGGAGGgagaagacaaaaagaagaagaaggaggaggaagaggagggtggatGGGGGGAAAAGATTAAGAAGGCCGAGGATGCCAAGAG GCATTTGCAGGCCCCTCTGAAAGTAAACCGACTGGTCCTCCACCAGTCCAGCGCTTCggcctctctctcgctctctgagcAAGACGTCGAGCTGCGTCCGAAACCCGAAAGCCTCGGCGCGTCTCTGCCGCTGCAGAGGCCCGAGACCTCCAGAGGGCGGCTGGTCCGCACCTCCGGCGGCCAACTCGACGAGACGGAACTGCGCCTGCAAAGCCAGGAGGACTCACTGGGAGGAGATCCAAGCTGGAGGAtccaggaggagggggaggagggagagagggaggaaaaggaagaggagaggaagaggacagagagagaggaagcggagaggaaaaaggcacagagagaggaggaggaggagaggaggaaggcggagagcgaggaggagaggaagcgagaaGAGGAAGAGTTGAGGAAAAGggcggagagagaggaaaggagtttgagggagaggaaggaggagagggagaggggcgaGGCCGATCGAGATGcggcggaggagagggagcgtGTGACCACGGAGAAGAAGAGTAGAATGCTCCTCCTCCGAGAGGAcctgaggagagaagaagaggaggaggagaggaagctgaaggaggagagCGCGGAGAGGCTGAG GGCTCTGCGTCAGCGTCTCCTttctgagaggagggaggaggaggccaggctGAACGGGGAGTCTGACAGGGCGCTGGAGGAGCTCAGAGGCTCCGCCCGGCAGGAGGCCAAGAGGCAGCAGCGCCAACTCAG GGAGGAGAACGAGGACGCGCTGGAGAAGCTGCGCGCcgctctggaggaggagcgggcgGCGGAGCGCGGCCGACTGGAGGCCCAGAAGAGGCGGGACTCTGAGCACCTGAGGGCGGAgtcggaggaggagctgcaggcggaGAGGAGCAGGCTccggggagaaagggaggagaagctGAAGCACGAG GTCAAACTCACAGATAGGAGGAGGGAACTCATGAGTCCACGACCTGAACATCAACTGGCAGAGTACCACCGAGAG CTTGGCGACGTTCTCCAGGAGGTGCGAGAGGAAGTGCAGCGCGATCACGAGAGGAAGCTGGAGCAGCTGCGGGAGGAGCACAGGCGGGAGATGAACAGCATCCGAGAGAAACACCTCGACGAG gagACCGCTGAGAGGGCGCGCTCGCTCTCtactctgcaggaggagagagagcagctCCGGGCCTCGCACGCCGTCCAGCTGGAGAAACTCCGGGTGCAGCTCGACGCTCAGATACAAAAGAAGCAGCTGACGCACGCGCGCAGG GAGTCCGAGCTGGACGACATGGCAGATCAGATGGAGCTGAGAGCCAAAGAGCTGAAGAGCCAGGAGGCCATGCTGCAGACCAAG GCAGCagagctgaagaggaggaagaggaagctcggggaggacgaggaggaagtggaCAGGAAGTTAGAG gccTTCCCCCGGCTGGTCCAGGAGAgggaccagctgacggaggagctggagagggcgAGGGAGGAGAAACATCAGGCCAGAGAACTTATCCAGCGGGCGCGGGAGGAGAGAAGCGAGGCCAAGGAGGAGGGGGCGAAGCTGAGGGGAGAGCGAGACAAAGCCAGGGAAGAGAGCAGGAGGCTAAAGGAGGACAAGGCACGACTGGAGAGCAAGGTGGCGCTGCTGCAGGAGCGATGCGAGCGCCTCAGTCGCAGAGTCAG CGAGCTGGAGCAAAGCGAGGCGGCGAGCGCCTCCACCAGGCCGGAAGCgaaacaggagaagaagaaggcagaGAAAGCGGAGGCGACGGCGCCCTCCGTTGACAGGAGAGACTCATCGCTACACGTGGAGGACCTGGACAACCTGCCGCTCTCCCCTGTACCCGACAGCCTCAGCGGCACGGacga CTTCCAACGCTACATCTCCTCACATGGAGCCTCCATCCAAAAAACCAAACTCTTCCTGGAGAAGGAGAGCGGCCGGCTGATGGAGAGACAGGCGGCCCTGGAGGCGTTCCGGACCGGCTCCTCCCAGGACGGAGGGGCGACCGAGGAG GAGGCCAGACGCGTGGTGGAGCGCCAGCGGGCGGTTCAGAGAGGAAACGCTCTCCTgcggaggaaggaggagcaactccagcagctggagagcTCCTTAGCTGACGAG CTGTTTTTCGAGGATCTGTCTCGTCTGGCGGGCGAGAAGAAGGTGACCTTCGATGTGACTGAATCGGACCTCAGCAGCACTTTGGACCCACCGGACAGGACGG GTCATCCCACCGTCCCGGACAAAGTCCAGGAGTTGGCGGAGTCCCTGCAGCAGATCTCAGGCCAGCTCAACAGCGTCCTGAGTGCGTTGGGGTCACTGGCGCCGAGGCAGGACACCGCGACCTACGCCGCCTTTCCTCCGCCTCATCACCACTCCAGCCCGGCTgccccctccgcctccgccgCGCACCAGATGCACACCCTGAGCTCCTCGGCCCCGCCTGCCCCCGTGAGGCTCTCGGAGCCGGCCTGGAACTGGGCGCCCCACGGCGGCTCCCCCCTCTTCAGCACCCCGCTCAGCAGCGGGTTCCGGGTCCCCGAGGACCTCATCAGCAGCCGATGGAGCCAGATGTTCCCCA GAGCAGCCATGGAGCCGTTCGCCTCCAGCACCATGAGGCCGACGACGCCCTACTCGTCTTTCGCTCCCGCTCGGTCGGTGCAGAAGTCAGCGGAGGTGGACGGCCAGAGGCTGCAGGGGCTGATAGACGGCAACAAGAGGTGGCTCGAGATGCGCAAGAAAGACAACAGCAT ACCTCTGTTCACGCGTTATCGCGCTCCTCCAACCACCAGCGGCCTGGTCCAGCTGGGCCTGGACGACAACAACCAGATCAGGGTCTATCACTACTGA
- the cep164 gene encoding uncharacterized protein cep164 isoform X3, giving the protein MTAAALIGDQLILEEDYDESYSPSEQELQEYAREIGIDPISEPELLWLAREGIAAPMPPEWKPCQDVTGDIYYFNFSSGQSTWDHPCDEHYRRLVEQERERGQLAAAAGGAWGKKDKKKKKEKKEKKEKKKKKEPLKTPGALSSALGALPPPLGGLAPLRALDAPGPGLTPGSTPALRRPLGSSGGLEPLKTSLGAPRSSAAGGILGSRRDERVSLTLPGFDDDDGNISENEPSPPASDRLFKNLHLNLDALGGGLQYEDSEASGGAPAEERTDPELQDLALSGDLSPEPPSQQESDASGNGEEASPSAEVKVKEKVLDINDLFGTVSPLEGEDKKKKKEEEEEGGWGEKIKKAEDAKRHLQAPLKVNRLVLHQSSASASLSLSEQDVELRPKPESLGASLPLQRPETSRGRLVRTSGGQLDETELRLQSQEDSLGGDPSWRIQEEGEEGEREEKEEERKRTEREEAERKKAQREEEEERRKAESEEERKREEEELRKRAEREERSLRERKEERERGEADRDAAEERERVTTEKKSRMLLLREDLRREEEEEERKLKEESAERLRALRQRLLSERREEEARLNGESDRALEELRGSARQEAKRQQRQLREENEDALEKLRAALEEERAAERGRLEAQKRRDSEHLRAESEEELQAERSRLRGEREEKLKHEVKLTDRRRELMSPRPEHQLAEYHRELGDVLQEVREEVQRDHERKLEQLREEHRREMNSIREKHLDEETAERARSLSTLQEEREQLRASHAVQLEKLRVQLDAQIQKKQLTHARRESELDDMADQMELRAKELKSQEAMLQTKAAELKRRKRKLGEDEEEVDRKLEAFPRLVQERDQLTEELERAREEKHQARELIQRAREERSEAKEEGAKLRGERDKAREESRRLKEDKARLESKVALLQERCERLSRRVSELEQSEAASASTRPEAKQEKKKAEKAEATAPSVDRRDSSLHVEDLDNLPLSPVPDSLSGTDETPRRCVSSFQRYISSHGASIQKTKLFLEKESGRLMERQAALEAFRTGSSQDGGATEEEARRVVERQRAVQRGNALLRRKEEQLQQLESSLADELFFEDLSRLAGEKKVTFDVTESDLSSTLDPPDRTGHPTVPDKVQELAESLQQISGQLNSVLSALGSLAPRQDTATYAAFPPPHHHSSPAAPSASAAHQMHTLSSSAPPAPVRLSEPAWNWAPHGGSPLFSTPLSSGFRVPEDLISSRWSQMFPRAAMEPFASSTMRPTTPYSSFAPARSVQKSAEVDGQRLQGLIDGNKRWLEMRKKDNSIPLFTRYRAPPTTSGLVQLGLDDNNQIRVYHY; this is encoded by the exons ATGACTGCAGCGGCGCTCATCGGGGACCAGCTGATCCTCGAGGAGGACTACGATGAGAGCTACTCGCCCTCCGAACAAG AACTCCAAGAGTACGCGAGGGAGATTGGCATCGATCCCATCAGCGAGCCCGAGCTCCTGTGGCTGGCCCGGGAGGGCATCGCCGCCCCTATGCCTCCCGAGTGGAAGCCTTG CCAGGATGTGACCGGGGACATATACTATTTCAACTTCTCCTCGGGCCAGTCCACCTGGGACCACCCCTGCGACGAGCACTACCGCCGCCTGGTGGAGCAGGAGCGTGAGCGCGGCCAGCTGGCGGCCGCCGCGGGAGGGGCGTGGGGGaaaaaggacaagaagaagaagaaagaaaagaaggagaagaaagagaagaaaaagaagaaggagccGCTCAAGACTCCTGGA GCCCTGAGTTCAGCGCTGGGAGCCCTCCCACCCCCGCTCGGCGGCCTGGCTCCTCTGAGAGCTCTGGACGCCCCAGGACCAGGTCTGACGCCCGGGTCTACTCCCGCTCTCCGCCGGCCCCTCGGCAGCTCTGGCGGGCTGGAGCCCCTTAAGACGTCCCTCGGG GCCCCTCGGAGCAGCGCAGCCGGCGGTATTTTGGGCAGCCGGCGGGACGAGAGGGTCTCTCTCACTCTGCCCGGCTTCGATGACGACGATGGGAATATCTCAGAAAACGAG CCGAGTCCTCCTGCTTCAGACAGATTATTTAAGAACCTTCATCTGAACCTGGATGCCCTCGGAGGAGGCCTGCAGTACGAG GACAGTGAAGCCAGTGGTGGAGCTCCAGCTGAGGAGAGGACAGACCCGGAGCTGCAGGACTTGGCGTTATCTGGCGATCTCAGCCCTGAACCGCCCTCCCAACag GAGTCCGACGCCAGCGGGAACGGCGAGGAGGCGTCACCCTCCGCGGAGGTCAAG GTGAAGGAGAAGGTTCTGGACATCAACGACCTGTTCGGCACCGTCAGTCCTCTGGAGGgagaagacaaaaagaagaagaaggaggaggaagaggagggtggatGGGGGGAAAAGATTAAGAAGGCCGAGGATGCCAAGAG GCATTTGCAGGCCCCTCTGAAAGTAAACCGACTGGTCCTCCACCAGTCCAGCGCTTCggcctctctctcgctctctgagcAAGACGTCGAGCTGCGTCCGAAACCCGAAAGCCTCGGCGCGTCTCTGCCGCTGCAGAGGCCCGAGACCTCCAGAGGGCGGCTGGTCCGCACCTCCGGCGGCCAACTCGACGAGACGGAACTGCGCCTGCAAAGCCAGGAGGACTCACTGGGAGGAGATCCAAGCTGGAGGAtccaggaggagggggaggagggagagagggaggaaaaggaagaggagaggaagaggacagagagagaggaagcggagaggaaaaaggcacagagagaggaggaggaggagaggaggaaggcggagagcgaggaggagaggaagcgagaaGAGGAAGAGTTGAGGAAAAGggcggagagagaggaaaggagtttgagggagaggaaggaggagagggagaggggcgaGGCCGATCGAGATGcggcggaggagagggagcgtGTGACCACGGAGAAGAAGAGTAGAATGCTCCTCCTCCGAGAGGAcctgaggagagaagaagaggaggaggagaggaagctgaaggaggagagCGCGGAGAGGCTGAG GGCTCTGCGTCAGCGTCTCCTttctgagaggagggaggaggaggccaggctGAACGGGGAGTCTGACAGGGCGCTGGAGGAGCTCAGAGGCTCCGCCCGGCAGGAGGCCAAGAGGCAGCAGCGCCAACTCAG GGAGGAGAACGAGGACGCGCTGGAGAAGCTGCGCGCcgctctggaggaggagcgggcgGCGGAGCGCGGCCGACTGGAGGCCCAGAAGAGGCGGGACTCTGAGCACCTGAGGGCGGAgtcggaggaggagctgcaggcggaGAGGAGCAGGCTccggggagaaagggaggagaagctGAAGCACGAG GTCAAACTCACAGATAGGAGGAGGGAACTCATGAGTCCACGACCTGAACATCAACTGGCAGAGTACCACCGAGAG CTTGGCGACGTTCTCCAGGAGGTGCGAGAGGAAGTGCAGCGCGATCACGAGAGGAAGCTGGAGCAGCTGCGGGAGGAGCACAGGCGGGAGATGAACAGCATCCGAGAGAAACACCTCGACGAG gagACCGCTGAGAGGGCGCGCTCGCTCTCtactctgcaggaggagagagagcagctCCGGGCCTCGCACGCCGTCCAGCTGGAGAAACTCCGGGTGCAGCTCGACGCTCAGATACAAAAGAAGCAGCTGACGCACGCGCGCAGG GAGTCCGAGCTGGACGACATGGCAGATCAGATGGAGCTGAGAGCCAAAGAGCTGAAGAGCCAGGAGGCCATGCTGCAGACCAAG GCAGCagagctgaagaggaggaagaggaagctcggggaggacgaggaggaagtggaCAGGAAGTTAGAG gccTTCCCCCGGCTGGTCCAGGAGAgggaccagctgacggaggagctggagagggcgAGGGAGGAGAAACATCAGGCCAGAGAACTTATCCAGCGGGCGCGGGAGGAGAGAAGCGAGGCCAAGGAGGAGGGGGCGAAGCTGAGGGGAGAGCGAGACAAAGCCAGGGAAGAGAGCAGGAGGCTAAAGGAGGACAAGGCACGACTGGAGAGCAAGGTGGCGCTGCTGCAGGAGCGATGCGAGCGCCTCAGTCGCAGAGTCAG CGAGCTGGAGCAAAGCGAGGCGGCGAGCGCCTCCACCAGGCCGGAAGCgaaacaggagaagaagaaggcagaGAAAGCGGAGGCGACGGCGCCCTCCGTTGACAGGAGAGACTCATCGCTACACGTGGAGGACCTGGACAACCTGCCGCTCTCCCCTGTACCCGACAGCCTCAGCGGCACGGacga AactcctcgtcgctgtgtgtCCAGCTTCCAACGCTACATCTCCTCACATGGAGCCTCCATCCAAAAAACCAAACTCTTCCTGGAGAAGGAGAGCGGCCGGCTGATGGAGAGACAGGCGGCCCTGGAGGCGTTCCGGACCGGCTCCTCCCAGGACGGAGGGGCGACCGAGGAG GAGGCCAGACGCGTGGTGGAGCGCCAGCGGGCGGTTCAGAGAGGAAACGCTCTCCTgcggaggaaggaggagcaactccagcagctggagagcTCCTTAGCTGACGAG CTGTTTTTCGAGGATCTGTCTCGTCTGGCGGGCGAGAAGAAGGTGACCTTCGATGTGACTGAATCGGACCTCAGCAGCACTTTGGACCCACCGGACAGGACGG GTCATCCCACCGTCCCGGACAAAGTCCAGGAGTTGGCGGAGTCCCTGCAGCAGATCTCAGGCCAGCTCAACAGCGTCCTGAGTGCGTTGGGGTCACTGGCGCCGAGGCAGGACACCGCGACCTACGCCGCCTTTCCTCCGCCTCATCACCACTCCAGCCCGGCTgccccctccgcctccgccgCGCACCAGATGCACACCCTGAGCTCCTCGGCCCCGCCTGCCCCCGTGAGGCTCTCGGAGCCGGCCTGGAACTGGGCGCCCCACGGCGGCTCCCCCCTCTTCAGCACCCCGCTCAGCAGCGGGTTCCGGGTCCCCGAGGACCTCATCAGCAGCCGATGGAGCCAGATGTTCCCCA GAGCAGCCATGGAGCCGTTCGCCTCCAGCACCATGAGGCCGACGACGCCCTACTCGTCTTTCGCTCCCGCTCGGTCGGTGCAGAAGTCAGCGGAGGTGGACGGCCAGAGGCTGCAGGGGCTGATAGACGGCAACAAGAGGTGGCTCGAGATGCGCAAGAAAGACAACAGCAT ACCTCTGTTCACGCGTTATCGCGCTCCTCCAACCACCAGCGGCCTGGTCCAGCTGGGCCTGGACGACAACAACCAGATCAGGGTCTATCACTACTGA